A single region of the Amphiura filiformis chromosome 7, Afil_fr2py, whole genome shotgun sequence genome encodes:
- the LOC140157725 gene encoding uncharacterized protein, which translates to MHGHQLEHVNYIKYLGLTVSHDLRWDKHVDRVVAKANNTLNFLRRNLNVNNPKVKAQAFKSLVRPLLEYSCSVWDPHTDHLTKKLEMVQRRAARFTLNKYRRTDSVTAMLKTLSWPTLAERRRNARLSMFYKIHHDHVAVDPSQFVTFKNLTTPTRSENTLAYHIPHSRTDYHRTSFFPRTIREWNLLPETVIKAPSPAAFKEALNKLD; encoded by the coding sequence ATGCATGGTCATCAACTAGAACATGTCAACTACATCAAATACCTCGGTCTTACTGTATCTCATGATCTCCGCTGGGATAAGCATGTTGATCGTGTGGTGGCTAAGGCAAATAACACCCTGAACTTCCTTCGTCGCAATCTGAATGTCAATAACCCCAAAGTCAAAGCCCAAGCCTTCAAGTCGCTAGTCCGTCCTCTGCTAGAGTATAGTTGCTCTGTCTGGGACCCTCATACTGATCATCTCACCAAAAAACTTGAGATGGTCCAGCGACGTGCAGCAAGATTTACACTAAACAAATATCGTCGCACCGACAGCGTAACTGCAATGCTCAAAACTCTATCATGGCCTACTCTGGCAGAAAGAAGACGGAATGCAAGACTCTCAATGTTCTACAAAATTCATCACGACCATGTTGCTGTTGATCCCAGTCAGTTTGTCACATTCAAAAACCTCACCACACCAACGCGCTCTGAAAACACACTCGCTTACCACATACCACACTCCCGTACTGATTATCACCGAACCAGCTTCTTTCCTCGCACTATCCGGGAGTGGAATCTTCTACCAGAAACGGTCATCAAAGCACCTTCACCAGCAGCATTTAAAGAAGCCCTAAACAAGTTAGACTAG